From the genome of Pyramidobacter piscolens W5455, one region includes:
- a CDS encoding dipeptide epimerase, with the protein MKIVSIETGILNTPLLTPFKTAVRRVDAMTDVLVRITDGDGRMGWGSAPPTGKVTGDTAGAILGAVDEHLRPALLGRDGEDLNGNLDVVEAALVGNSSAKAALDIALHDLWAKTLGQPVWKLLGGSGADVETDVTISVNPPEEMARDALGAVKRGFKCLKTKVGVGAEIDFARLKAIREAVGPEPRIRIDANQGWEPAEAVRVLNRMADAGFGIELVEQPVKARDLKGMAYVTANSPIPVVADEACWSPEQALNILNLGAANSVNVKLMKCGGLRQARRITAVAESLGARVMIGCMLEGKVSCAAAVHLTSASSCIDAVDLDGPALCSVDPVSGGPQFDGPVIRLGSGAGFGVADVPGVKWNG; encoded by the coding sequence ATGAAGATCGTTTCCATCGAAACAGGGATTCTCAACACGCCTCTGCTCACGCCGTTCAAGACGGCCGTGCGCCGGGTCGACGCCATGACCGACGTGCTGGTGCGGATCACCGACGGCGACGGACGCATGGGCTGGGGATCGGCGCCGCCCACGGGCAAGGTGACGGGCGACACGGCCGGCGCGATCCTCGGCGCGGTCGACGAGCATCTGCGCCCGGCGCTGCTCGGGCGCGACGGCGAGGATCTGAACGGCAATCTCGACGTCGTGGAGGCGGCGCTCGTCGGCAACTCCAGCGCCAAGGCGGCGCTCGACATCGCGCTGCACGACCTGTGGGCGAAAACGCTCGGGCAGCCGGTGTGGAAACTGCTGGGCGGTTCGGGCGCCGACGTGGAAACGGACGTGACCATCAGCGTCAACCCGCCGGAGGAAATGGCCCGCGACGCGCTCGGCGCCGTGAAGCGCGGCTTCAAATGCCTGAAGACGAAAGTCGGCGTGGGGGCGGAAATCGATTTTGCGCGCCTCAAGGCGATCCGCGAGGCCGTCGGTCCCGAGCCGAGGATCCGCATCGACGCCAATCAGGGCTGGGAGCCCGCCGAAGCGGTGCGCGTGCTGAACCGCATGGCCGACGCCGGCTTCGGCATCGAGCTGGTGGAACAGCCGGTCAAGGCCCGCGACCTCAAGGGCATGGCCTACGTCACGGCCAACTCGCCGATCCCCGTCGTGGCCGACGAAGCCTGCTGGTCGCCCGAGCAGGCGCTGAACATCCTGAACCTCGGCGCGGCCAACAGCGTCAACGTCAAGCTGATGAAATGCGGCGGCCTGCGCCAGGCGCGGCGCATCACCGCCGTGGCCGAGTCGCTGGGCGCGCGCGTGATGATCGGCTGTATGCTCGAGGGCAAGGTCTCCTGCGCGGCGGCCGTCCACCTGACCTCGGCCAGCTCGTGCATCGACGCCGTCGATCTGGACGGCCCGGCGCTGTGTTCCGTCGATCCGGTAAGCGGAGGCCCGCAGTTCGACGGCCCCGTGATCCGACTGGGCAGCGGCGCCGGATTCGGCGTCGCCGACGTGCCCGGCGTGAAGTGGAACGGATGA
- a CDS encoding class I SAM-dependent methyltransferase, whose product MEKNYYAENLNSQKLYQVYETSLPRIKRYLEAEIEFVRARLSGRERVLELGAGYGRIVKELAPFCASIVGMDISEENVALGRRYLKDFPHAGMVVMDVHDMRFDRQFDVVLCLQNGLSAMRADDRVIKDIIGLLAPGGAAYFSSYSAKFWDCRLKWFEAQASKGLLGAIDPERTKDGVIVCTDGFKATTHTPDDFERIGAASGYPYQVTEVDDSSVFLIIHKTS is encoded by the coding sequence ATGGAAAAGAATTACTACGCCGAGAACCTCAATTCTCAGAAACTGTATCAGGTATATGAGACCTCTCTTCCGCGGATAAAGCGGTATCTTGAAGCGGAGATCGAGTTTGTCCGGGCGCGGCTGTCCGGGCGCGAGCGCGTTCTGGAGCTCGGCGCCGGATATGGGCGAATTGTAAAAGAGCTGGCTCCTTTCTGCGCCTCTATCGTCGGTATGGATATTTCGGAAGAAAACGTGGCTTTGGGAAGGCGGTACTTGAAAGATTTTCCCCATGCGGGCATGGTGGTGATGGACGTACACGACATGAGATTCGACCGTCAGTTTGACGTTGTGCTCTGCCTGCAGAACGGTCTTTCCGCGATGAGAGCCGACGATAGAGTTATTAAGGATATCATAGGTTTGCTGGCTCCCGGAGGCGCGGCCTATTTCAGCAGTTACAGCGCGAAATTCTGGGATTGCCGCCTGAAATGGTTCGAGGCGCAGGCTTCCAAAGGGCTGCTGGGAGCGATCGACCCCGAAAGGACGAAAGACGGCGTTATCGTTTGCACGGACGGATTCAAAGCGACGACGCACACGCCCGATGATTTTGAGAGGATCGGGGCGGCTTCAGGCTATCCCTATCAGGTGACCGAAGTTGATGATTCCAGCGTTTTTCTGATAATTCATAAGACGTCATAA
- a CDS encoding DUF819 domain-containing protein, whose amino-acid sequence MLITSGFTYVAFLVFFAGLLVWCQKATNWKIFDFVPPIVMVYLFNMLFCTVGLWDMKATAPAYSAVKNNLLYGMIFVMLLRCDIRKMVKIGPRMLAIFFCCAFTIMAGFVVAYVMFKGRIGAESWRAMGALCASWIGGSANMAALQGALNVPEGDYACALIVDTIYYSVWIALLLMAVPLEKAWNRFCNARTVTFEEAEDAQKAAEEGTAKMSGATLTILLGLSLMVSALSQVAGRYVAGLMPSVLKDVFNGSTCTMLIVTALGLIAALSPVGRIAGADALSTMYLYAVISLLASRAGLNELLDAPMWLMAGLFVFIVHIVAMVIFSKLFHFDLCMVSTASLANIGGAASAPIVAAAYNPGYTAIGVVMGVIGAAAGNILGFAAAYLMRMFA is encoded by the coding sequence ATGTTGATAACCAGCGGATTCACCTATGTGGCGTTCCTCGTGTTCTTCGCCGGGCTGCTCGTGTGGTGCCAGAAAGCGACCAACTGGAAGATCTTCGACTTCGTGCCGCCGATCGTCATGGTCTACCTCTTCAACATGCTCTTCTGCACGGTCGGCCTGTGGGACATGAAGGCCACCGCGCCGGCTTACTCGGCGGTGAAGAACAACCTGCTTTACGGCATGATCTTCGTGATGCTGCTGCGTTGCGACATCCGCAAGATGGTCAAGATCGGGCCGCGCATGCTGGCGATCTTTTTCTGCTGCGCCTTCACGATCATGGCGGGATTCGTCGTGGCCTATGTGATGTTCAAGGGCAGGATTGGCGCCGAATCATGGCGCGCCATGGGCGCTCTGTGCGCCTCGTGGATCGGCGGCTCGGCCAACATGGCGGCGCTGCAGGGCGCGCTGAACGTGCCGGAGGGCGATTACGCCTGCGCGCTGATCGTCGATACGATCTATTACTCGGTCTGGATCGCGCTGCTGCTGATGGCGGTGCCGCTCGAGAAGGCGTGGAACCGTTTCTGCAACGCGCGCACGGTGACGTTCGAAGAAGCGGAAGACGCCCAAAAGGCCGCCGAGGAAGGTACGGCGAAGATGAGCGGCGCCACGCTCACGATCCTGCTCGGCCTGTCGCTGATGGTTTCGGCGCTGTCGCAGGTGGCGGGCCGGTACGTAGCCGGGCTGATGCCCTCCGTGCTCAAGGACGTGTTCAACGGTTCCACCTGCACGATGCTGATCGTCACGGCGCTCGGGCTGATCGCGGCGCTATCGCCGGTCGGGCGCATCGCCGGCGCCGACGCGCTGTCGACGATGTACCTTTACGCCGTCATCTCGCTGCTGGCCTCGCGCGCCGGGTTGAACGAGCTGCTCGACGCGCCGATGTGGCTGATGGCGGGGCTGTTCGTGTTCATCGTTCACATCGTGGCCATGGTGATTTTCTCGAAGTTGTTCCACTTCGACCTGTGCATGGTCTCCACGGCGTCGCTGGCCAACATCGGCGGCGCGGCCTCGGCTCCGATCGTGGCGGCGGCCTACAATCCCGGCTACACTGCCATCGGCGTGGTCATGGGCGTGATTGGCGCCGCGGCGGGCAACATCCTCGGCTTTGCGGCCGCGTATCTGATGAGGATGTTCGCGTAA
- a CDS encoding transglutaminase-like domain-containing protein yields the protein MELNGNFRALHAGLPEDVRRMKEHGDFEGALATIERRLACGNTPAALRYALTAQAEMIRRLPGNFPYGRGEALDLVRAHIADFSADEFDEMVRGGRVEWIYVNGEPRYFGRFFETLCKVDARFAARAGVAPAGTEPPDENGESRLDRAARLMREKGSMAVRFRCRASLRIKDELFRPGMKVGAALPLPCACPSQSGVAIDLVSPRASLLAPEDAPQRVVVWNETMEWNHDFSVEFSFTRRQNFADLSRAPRRPCGEAPRLDDTAELPPHVLFSPFMKSLAREIAGSAETALEKARRFYDFITLNVKYRFMPDYFCLEDIAANCARSLTGDCGVQALLLIALCRVSGIPARWESGWVTRPNFCSGHDWMMFYAPPFGWLYADPSFGGGAVRDGNEARRRFYFGHLDPWRMAANTVFQADFPVPWEGWRCDPYDNQSGEMICDGRGLRWYEFTSAKEVVSCEEVE from the coding sequence ATGGAACTGAACGGGAATTTTCGCGCGCTTCACGCCGGACTGCCTGAGGACGTCCGGCGCATGAAGGAACACGGGGATTTCGAAGGCGCTCTGGCGACGATCGAACGGCGGCTGGCTTGCGGGAACACGCCGGCGGCGCTGCGGTACGCCCTGACGGCGCAGGCGGAGATGATCCGCCGCCTGCCGGGAAACTTCCCCTACGGCCGCGGCGAGGCGCTGGATCTGGTGCGGGCACATATCGCCGATTTCAGCGCGGACGAGTTCGACGAAATGGTCCGCGGCGGGCGCGTCGAATGGATCTATGTGAACGGCGAACCGCGTTATTTCGGGCGTTTTTTCGAGACGCTCTGCAAGGTGGACGCGCGTTTTGCCGCGCGGGCGGGCGTCGCCCCCGCCGGAACCGAGCCGCCGGACGAAAACGGCGAGTCGCGGCTTGACCGCGCCGCGCGTTTGATGCGCGAAAAGGGAAGCATGGCGGTGCGTTTCCGCTGCCGCGCTTCGCTGCGCATCAAAGACGAACTGTTCCGCCCTGGCATGAAGGTCGGCGCGGCGCTGCCGCTGCCCTGCGCCTGCCCATCTCAGAGCGGCGTTGCGATCGATCTGGTCTCGCCGCGGGCGTCGCTGCTCGCGCCGGAGGACGCGCCGCAGCGCGTGGTCGTCTGGAACGAGACGATGGAGTGGAATCACGATTTTTCCGTGGAGTTCTCGTTCACGCGCCGGCAAAACTTTGCCGATCTGTCGCGGGCGCCGCGGCGGCCCTGCGGCGAAGCGCCGCGGTTGGACGATACGGCCGAACTGCCGCCGCACGTGCTCTTCTCTCCTTTCATGAAGAGCCTGGCGCGCGAGATCGCCGGCAGCGCCGAGACGGCGCTGGAAAAAGCGCGGCGCTTTTACGACTTCATCACGCTGAACGTGAAGTACCGCTTCATGCCCGATTATTTTTGCCTCGAGGACATCGCCGCCAACTGCGCGCGCAGTCTGACGGGCGACTGCGGCGTGCAGGCGCTGCTGCTGATCGCCCTGTGCCGGGTGTCGGGCATACCGGCGCGTTGGGAAAGCGGCTGGGTGACGCGGCCGAACTTCTGCAGCGGACACGACTGGATGATGTTCTACGCGCCCCCGTTCGGCTGGCTTTACGCCGATCCGTCCTTCGGCGGCGGCGCGGTGCGCGACGGGAACGAGGCGCGTCGGCGATTTTATTTCGGCCATCTCGACCCGTGGCGCATGGCGGCCAACACGGTCTTTCAGGCGGATTTCCCCGTGCCGTGGGAGGGCTGGCGCTGCGATCCGTACGACAACCAGTCGGGCGAAATGATCTGCGACGGGCGCGGCCTGCGCTGGTATGAGTTCACGAGCGCGAAAGAGGTCGTTTCCTGCGAAGAAGTGGAATGA
- a CDS encoding SH3 domain-containing C40 family peptidase has product MMRFEMLCLAALLLILPVVPAAAQPALNLTGERVADLDELSQIPSSYLRGALNVRWLDGKRQNELAAAAMAKFFAPWRGGAVDDPLVPGWGFDVLEKPRWGENLRPLTEEKKNALREQADMERFPSMDRRAVAVVNTSARALPTGRPAFADPAAAGEGFPFDYMQCGAVWAGTPLRIMHADRTGAWYLCESGLFSGWIRAADVALAGRAFMERYDTGRYGVIVADGTPLRDAKGRTLAVVHTGAVFPVAAERDGALVLNVPVRTSAGTAKIVRAVAAGGAAKRWPLPMDAAGVGALADRFMSVDYGWGGLFEDRDCSATMHDLFLPFGIGLPHHSSFQAKSGVFVDLSGLSNGEKLDVIRSRGVPFRTLVGMKGHVALFIGLSRKGEPVILHNLWGVRLASEKDPGLSGRIVVGRVVVTTLRPGAERRSSVDPGGLLGRVVTLTFLPGFEPAEKGLGDDRQDVGFYR; this is encoded by the coding sequence ATGATGAGATTCGAAATGCTGTGCCTTGCCGCGCTGCTTCTGATCCTGCCGGTCGTGCCGGCGGCGGCGCAGCCGGCGCTGAACCTGACCGGCGAACGCGTCGCCGATCTGGACGAGCTTTCGCAGATCCCTTCGTCGTATCTGCGCGGCGCTCTGAACGTGCGCTGGCTTGACGGAAAGAGGCAGAACGAACTGGCCGCGGCCGCCATGGCGAAATTTTTTGCCCCATGGCGCGGCGGCGCCGTGGACGATCCGCTCGTACCCGGTTGGGGCTTCGACGTGCTCGAAAAGCCGCGCTGGGGTGAAAATCTGCGGCCGCTGACGGAAGAGAAAAAAAACGCCCTGCGCGAGCAGGCGGACATGGAGCGCTTCCCCTCCATGGACCGTCGCGCCGTCGCCGTCGTCAACACCAGCGCCCGCGCACTGCCCACGGGACGTCCCGCTTTTGCCGATCCGGCCGCCGCCGGCGAAGGTTTCCCGTTCGATTACATGCAGTGCGGCGCCGTTTGGGCCGGCACGCCGCTGCGTATTATGCATGCCGACCGTACCGGCGCCTGGTACCTGTGCGAGTCTGGTTTGTTTTCCGGCTGGATCAGAGCTGCCGACGTGGCGCTGGCGGGGCGCGCTTTCATGGAACGCTACGACACGGGGCGCTACGGCGTGATCGTGGCCGACGGCACGCCGCTGCGGGACGCCAAAGGGCGCACGCTGGCGGTCGTCCACACCGGGGCGGTCTTTCCCGTGGCGGCGGAACGCGACGGCGCTCTGGTGCTGAACGTGCCCGTGCGCACTTCCGCGGGAACGGCGAAAATCGTTCGCGCCGTCGCCGCCGGCGGAGCGGCGAAACGCTGGCCGTTGCCGATGGACGCCGCCGGCGTCGGCGCGCTCGCCGACCGCTTCATGAGCGTGGACTACGGTTGGGGCGGCCTGTTCGAAGACCGCGACTGTTCGGCCACCATGCACGACCTGTTCCTGCCCTTCGGCATCGGCTTGCCGCACCACAGCTCGTTTCAGGCGAAAAGCGGAGTTTTCGTTGACTTAAGCGGCCTGAGCAACGGGGAAAAACTGGACGTGATCCGCTCGCGCGGCGTCCCTTTCCGCACGCTGGTCGGCATGAAAGGGCACGTGGCCCTGTTCATCGGGCTGTCGCGCAAGGGCGAGCCGGTGATCCTCCACAACCTGTGGGGCGTCAGACTGGCATCGGAAAAAGACCCCGGCCTGAGCGGGCGCATCGTGGTGGGGCGCGTCGTCGTCACCACGCTTCGTCCCGGCGCGGAGCGCCGCAGCTCGGTCGATCCCGGCGGGCTGCTCGGCCGCGTCGTCACGCTGACGTTTCTGCCCGGCTTCGAGCCGGCGGAGAAAGGCTTGGGGGACGATCGTCAGGATGTCGGATTCTATCGATAA
- a CDS encoding GNAT family N-acetyltransferase → MKIVKIDDSDKTKYMELLLIADEQVHMIEKYLYRGDMFALCDDDVRAICVVTQEQAGRYELKNIVTVPEHQRKGYGQKLIAFIVDHYKKCGSELYVGTGDIPMMLHFYERCGFVKSHIAKDFFVENYDHPIYENGQQLIDMVYLKRDL, encoded by the coding sequence GTGAAGATCGTAAAGATCGATGATAGCGATAAAACAAAGTATATGGAACTTCTGCTGATTGCGGATGAACAGGTACACATGATAGAGAAATATTTGTATCGCGGCGACATGTTCGCTTTATGTGATGACGACGTGAGAGCGATCTGTGTCGTTACACAAGAGCAAGCAGGTAGATACGAGCTTAAAAATATCGTTACCGTTCCCGAACACCAACGGAAAGGATATGGGCAAAAGCTCATTGCCTTTATCGTTGACCACTACAAGAAGTGTGGCAGCGAGCTATATGTAGGAACAGGAGACATTCCCATGATGCTTCATTTCTACGAAAGATGCGGATTTGTAAAATCACACATCGCCAAAGATTTCTTTGTAGAGAATTATGACCACCCTATATATGAAAATGGTCAACAGCTGATCGATATGGTTTACTTGAAAAGGGATCTATAA
- a CDS encoding flavodoxin — translation MSKKLVAYFSASGVTRAAAQNLAEAAGADLYEIRPAVPYTDDDLDWTNKKSRSSVEMQDKTFRVPMADTDAKIAAYDVVFLGFPIWWYTAPSIVHSFFEAYDFAGKTVVLFATSGGSGFGNTAKDLKISAPGADIREGRLLNGHPSAASLKKWLDALGL, via the coding sequence ATGAGCAAAAAACTGGTCGCTTATTTTTCCGCCAGCGGCGTCACGCGTGCCGCCGCCCAGAACTTGGCCGAAGCCGCCGGGGCCGACCTCTACGAGATCCGCCCGGCCGTCCCTTACACCGATGACGACCTCGACTGGACGAACAAAAAATCGCGCAGTTCCGTAGAGATGCAAGACAAGACGTTCCGCGTCCCCATGGCCGATACCGACGCAAAGATCGCCGCTTACGACGTGGTCTTTCTCGGTTTTCCGATTTGGTGGTACACGGCGCCTTCGATCGTGCACTCCTTCTTCGAGGCCTACGATTTCGCCGGCAAGACGGTTGTACTGTTCGCCACATCCGGCGGCAGCGGCTTCGGCAATACCGCCAAGGACCTGAAGATCAGCGCCCCCGGCGCCGACATCCGCGAAGGCAGGCTGCTCAATGGCCATCCCTCCGCCGCCAGCCTGAAAAAGTGGCTCGACGCGCTGGGACTGTAA
- a CDS encoding LysR family transcriptional regulator: MELRVLRYFLAVAREESITRAADYLHLTQPTLSRQLMDLEKELGKKLFVRGSRRVSLTEEGMLLRKRAGEMIELEEKTLAELQQDSEAVSGDVFIGAGETDAMRMVGRAACQLRREGARVCCHLYSGNSIDVSERLDRGLLDFGILLGAIDTRKYDSLLLPAKDIWGVLMPAAHPLAKKKSIRAEELWDEPLILSRQGMIESDISRWLKKETGQLHVAATYNLVFNASLMVKEGVGLALTFDRLVGTGSDSGLAFRPLSPKVESGMQVVWKKYQVHSRAAERFLEALRAQCEAAE, from the coding sequence ATGGAGTTGCGGGTTTTGCGTTATTTTCTGGCCGTGGCCCGTGAAGAGAGCATCACCCGCGCGGCGGACTATTTGCACCTGACTCAGCCGACGCTGTCGCGCCAGCTTATGGACCTGGAGAAAGAGCTGGGCAAAAAGCTGTTCGTGCGCGGCTCGCGCCGCGTCAGCCTGACCGAGGAAGGAATGCTGCTGCGCAAGCGCGCCGGTGAGATGATCGAACTGGAAGAAAAAACGCTTGCCGAACTGCAGCAGGATAGCGAGGCCGTCAGCGGCGACGTGTTCATCGGCGCCGGCGAGACCGACGCCATGCGCATGGTCGGGCGGGCGGCGTGTCAGCTGCGCCGCGAAGGCGCGCGCGTCTGTTGTCACCTGTACAGCGGCAACTCCATCGACGTCTCCGAGCGGTTGGATCGCGGCCTGTTGGACTTCGGCATTTTGCTCGGCGCCATCGACACGAGAAAATATGATTCGCTGCTGTTGCCGGCGAAGGACATCTGGGGGGTGCTGATGCCCGCCGCCCATCCGCTGGCGAAAAAGAAATCCATTCGCGCCGAGGAGCTTTGGGACGAGCCGCTGATTCTTTCGCGTCAGGGCATGATCGAGTCCGACATCTCGCGCTGGCTGAAAAAGGAAACCGGTCAGCTTCACGTGGCCGCGACCTACAACCTGGTCTTCAACGCCTCGTTGATGGTCAAAGAAGGGGTGGGATTGGCGCTGACCTTTGACCGTCTTGTCGGCACCGGCAGCGACAGCGGACTCGCCTTCCGGCCGCTCTCGCCGAAAGTGGAGTCGGGGATGCAGGTTGTGTGGAAAAAATACCAGGTTCATTCACGCGCCGCGGAGCGATTTCTCGAAGCGCTGCGCGCCCAATGCGAAGCGGCAGAATAA
- a CDS encoding helix-turn-helix domain-containing protein, with translation MNDFKKKLEKKLRDPEYKAKWDAYDPEYQVIKTLIEARRKKNVTQKQLAEMTGITQPDISRLENGRGNPSLRTLNNLAKGLGMALKVEFVDVKKK, from the coding sequence ATGAATGATTTCAAAAAGAAACTGGAGAAGAAGCTTCGCGATCCCGAGTACAAAGCGAAGTGGGACGCTTATGATCCCGAGTACCAGGTCATCAAGACTCTGATCGAAGCGCGCCGCAAGAAGAACGTCACGCAGAAGCAGCTCGCCGAGATGACGGGCATCACGCAGCCCGACATCAGCCGCCTCGAGAACGGGCGCGGCAACCCGTCGCTGCGGACGCTCAACAACCTTGCCAAGGGATTGGGCATGGCGCTCAAGGTGGAATTTGTCGACGTCAAAAAGAAGTAG
- a CDS encoding ABC transporter ATP-binding protein yields the protein MLTLDRISKTFDPGTAGEKKVLENFSLHLDRGEFVTVIGSNGAGKSTIINAVSGAFYVDSGRIELDGRDITFMKDYRRAHFIGRLFQDPMQGTAPSMSVEENLSLAFIRNDEHVSPFGLSAREKKYLRDRVATLELGLENRMNARVGTLSGGQRQALTLLMATLVTPKLLMLDEHTAALDPATAEKVLALTKSIVAENRLTCMMITHNISSALALGSRTIMMDNGRILFDLRGEERAHMTVPALLDRFKEAVRKNLDNDRMLLS from the coding sequence ATGCTGACGCTCGACAGAATCAGCAAGACATTCGACCCCGGCACGGCCGGCGAGAAAAAGGTGCTGGAGAACTTCTCGCTGCACCTCGACCGCGGCGAGTTCGTGACCGTCATCGGCTCCAACGGCGCCGGCAAATCGACGATCATCAACGCCGTCAGCGGCGCCTTTTACGTGGACAGCGGCCGCATCGAGCTCGACGGGCGGGACATCACCTTCATGAAGGACTACCGGCGCGCTCACTTCATCGGCCGCCTGTTTCAGGATCCCATGCAGGGCACGGCGCCGTCGATGTCGGTCGAGGAAAACCTCTCGCTCGCTTTCATCCGCAACGACGAGCACGTCTCCCCCTTCGGCCTGTCGGCGCGCGAGAAAAAATATCTGCGCGACCGCGTCGCCACGCTCGAACTGGGCCTGGAAAACCGCATGAACGCGCGCGTCGGCACGCTTTCGGGCGGCCAGCGCCAGGCGCTGACGCTGTTGATGGCGACGCTGGTGACGCCCAAGCTGCTGATGCTCGACGAACACACGGCGGCGCTCGACCCGGCCACGGCGGAAAAGGTGCTGGCGCTGACAAAAAGCATCGTCGCCGAAAACAGGCTGACCTGCATGATGATCACGCACAACATCAGTTCGGCGCTGGCGCTCGGCTCGCGCACGATCATGATGGACAACGGGCGCATCCTCTTCGACCTGCGGGGCGAGGAGCGCGCCCATATGACCGTGCCGGCGCTGCTGGATCGTTTCAAAGAGGCGGTGCGGAAAAACCTGGACAACGATCGCATGCTGCTCAGCTGA
- a CDS encoding ABC transporter permease, producing the protein MSLLLIRGAVEQGLIYSLVALGLYLSFRTLNIPDMTVDGSYTLGAAVSAALTAAGHPFLALFCAALAGAGAGLATAFLQTKLRIQSILAGIVTMTALYSINLRVMGGRANLTLLRLDTVFSLLKSALPRVAQPWTRLLVAAGAAVAVGFMLAFFLRTRLGLSIRATGDNPRMVSASSINPQYTITVGLCLANAMPALSGALIAQYQQFCDITMGTGMVVIGLASLIIGEVLTGATRWPSVRRGVSAALLGGAAYWIIIAGAISSSVSANDLKLLSALIVAAAISWPVLASRVRFALRKKAGR; encoded by the coding sequence ATGAGCCTTCTTTTGATCCGCGGCGCGGTCGAGCAGGGACTGATCTACAGCCTCGTGGCGCTGGGACTGTACCTTTCCTTCCGCACGCTCAACATTCCCGACATGACCGTCGACGGCAGCTACACGCTGGGGGCGGCCGTTTCGGCGGCGCTGACGGCGGCGGGGCATCCGTTCTTGGCGCTGTTCTGCGCCGCTCTGGCCGGCGCGGGGGCCGGCCTTGCGACGGCCTTTTTGCAGACGAAGTTGAGGATTCAGTCGATCCTCGCCGGCATCGTCACGATGACGGCGCTCTACTCGATCAATCTGCGCGTCATGGGCGGACGCGCCAACCTGACGCTGCTGCGTCTGGACACCGTATTTTCTCTGCTGAAATCCGCGCTGCCGCGCGTCGCGCAGCCGTGGACACGATTATTGGTCGCCGCGGGCGCGGCCGTGGCCGTGGGATTCATGCTCGCGTTTTTCCTGCGCACGCGGCTGGGGCTCTCGATCCGCGCCACCGGCGACAATCCGCGCATGGTCAGCGCCTCGTCCATCAATCCGCAGTATACGATCACCGTCGGCCTGTGTCTGGCCAACGCCATGCCGGCCCTGTCCGGCGCGCTGATCGCCCAGTACCAGCAGTTCTGCGACATCACCATGGGCACGGGCATGGTGGTCATCGGCCTCGCTTCGCTGATCATCGGCGAAGTGCTTACCGGCGCCACGCGCTGGCCGTCGGTGCGCCGCGGCGTTTCCGCGGCGCTGCTGGGCGGCGCGGCGTACTGGATCATCATCGCCGGCGCCATCTCCTCGTCGGTGTCGGCCAACGACCTCAAACTGCTCTCGGCGCTGATCGTGGCGGCAGCCATCTCCTGGCCGGTGCTCGCGTCGCGCGTCAGGTTCGCGCTGCGGAAGAAAGCGGGCCGCTGA
- a CDS encoding ABC transporter substrate-binding protein, whose protein sequence is MTMKKFFTACILSALCASSSLAAPKFSVGIVQLVEHPSLDEVRLAILAELKASGYGPDVAEIDYQNGQNSPSLISAICQKFVARGVSVIVPIATPAAQGAAAAAETIPVVFAAVSDPVAAGLVKDLARPDGNVTGVSDAIHPSNVLDLAEELTPGLKNYGIIYNTAEANSTNTVRKAEAEMSKRGIAFREAVVSTAAEVVPAVNSLMGKVDAIYVPDDNTTALAMPLLSQVAIEHKVPVYTAVDSLVHDGGLATSGINYTNLGRQTGQMIIRVLNGAKIADTPVEVLREASVVVNGETAAALGVDVSKYVK, encoded by the coding sequence ATGACAATGAAAAAGTTCTTCACGGCCTGCATCCTGTCGGCCCTGTGCGCCTCGTCGTCCCTGGCCGCGCCGAAATTCAGCGTCGGCATCGTCCAACTGGTCGAGCATCCTTCGCTCGACGAAGTGCGCCTTGCCATCCTCGCCGAGCTCAAAGCGTCCGGCTACGGTCCCGACGTGGCGGAGATCGACTACCAGAACGGGCAGAATTCGCCTTCGCTGATCAGCGCCATCTGCCAAAAGTTCGTCGCCCGCGGGGTGAGCGTCATCGTTCCCATCGCCACGCCCGCCGCGCAGGGCGCCGCCGCGGCCGCGGAAACGATCCCCGTCGTCTTCGCCGCCGTCTCCGACCCCGTCGCCGCCGGGCTGGTGAAAGACCTCGCCCGGCCTGACGGCAACGTCACCGGCGTCAGCGACGCCATCCATCCCAGCAACGTGCTCGACCTGGCCGAAGAGCTCACGCCCGGCCTGAAAAATTACGGCATCATCTACAACACCGCCGAAGCCAACTCCACCAACACGGTGCGCAAGGCCGAGGCGGAAATGTCCAAACGCGGCATCGCCTTCCGCGAAGCCGTCGTCTCCACCGCCGCCGAGGTTGTCCCCGCCGTCAACTCATTGATGGGCAAGGTCGACGCCATTTACGTGCCCGACGACAACACCACCGCGTTAGCCATGCCGCTGCTGTCGCAGGTAGCCATAGAGCACAAGGTGCCCGTCTATACCGCCGTCGATTCGCTCGTGCACGACGGCGGGCTGGCCACGAGCGGCATCAACTACACGAACTTGGGACGCCAGACGGGACAGATGATCATCCGCGTGCTGAACGGCGCGAAGATCGCCGATACGCCCGTGGAAGTGCTGCGCGAGGCCTCGGTCGTGGTCAACGGCGAGACGGCCGCCGCGCTCGGCGTCGACGTTTCCAAATACGTCAAGTAA